The Christiangramia forsetii KT0803 DNA segment CATTGAAAAAACATCCATACTCATGCAGGATCCCTTTGAAAACGACCCTTTGGATACACCCATGACTGATTTGGCCGAAACGATAGAAATAAACATTAAACAAATGATAGGTGAAACAGATGTTCCTGTAAAGAAAGAGCCAACAGATTATTATATTTTATAATACAAGATGAATACAATGGATTTTCAAACTGAAATAACACTGATACCGAGATTATTTGTCGCTCTTTTACTAGGTGTCCTGATAGGACTCGATAGGGAAATTGACGGAAATGCGGCAGGAATTAGAACGTATGCAGCCGTTTGCCTTGGGGCCGCATTAATTACAATAATCAATACTCATATTGAAGTAACTGACCAAACCCGCATTGTCGCCAATATTGTTTCCGGTATTGGGTTCCTTGGTGCAGGAATTATTTTTAGGGATAGCGCGAAAAATTTAATTTCCGGTTTGACTACCGCAGCTACAATTTGGGCCACTGCCGCGGTTGGTATATCAATTGGGTTTGGTATGTACCTCATTGGAAGTGTTACATCCGCTTTTCTTATTCTATTATTGGTTTCACATCATTTCCCTTTTTTGAAAAAACATAAAACAAACAATACCTAAAATGAAAAAATTACAACTTAAAATTCCGGTACTGCTACCTCAGGTGCCAAATGAAAAAGATACCTGTGTACAAAGACTTATTGAGGAATTAGAAGCCAAAGAAGGTCTTGAAAAAGTGCATATAAAAGATGATCAGGAAGATACGGTTCCACAATTGTGCTTTCATTATGATCCGGACATTATCTCTATTGACCGAATTCAATCATTGGCAGAAAGAACCGGGGCTGAAATTACCGAGAAATATGGACATTTGCTTATAGAGGTTGAGGGGATTAGACATACCCGGCATGCAAGGACTATAGAAAAGAGTCTGCTGAATATCAAAGGCGTTTTGGAAGCTTCCGCCAATGCGGGAGGAATGATCCGTTTAGAATATGATAAGCGTGAGACCAGTTTTGATGAAATAAGTGCAAAGTTAGAAAAAGAAAACATAAAAGTTAATAAAAGCTCCTCTGCTGAGAATAAAGGCTTTGAACCTGCGGAAAAGAATCCTCAAAATTTAAATAAAAAAAAGGCAAAGGGCAAAGAAGAACAAAAGCATAAAGATAACGAAGTCCAGAATCATATGGAAGGTGAAAGCCACGGGGCCGGGGAAGAACATTCCCACGCCCACGGTGGTGTTTTTGGAAAAAACACCGAACTTATTTTTGCCATCATTTGCGGTGCCCTTCTCGGAATAGGTTTCGGATTGTCCTACGTGGACTCGATACCGGATTGGGTCAGCTTGTCCCTCTACATAGGCGCCTACTTTTTTGGAGGTTATTTTACCGCGAAAGAGGCCATACAGACAGTGGCCAAAGGTGGTTTTGAAATCGACTTTTTAATGTTGGTCGCCGCCATCGGTGCCGCTGCTTTGGGCGCTTGGGCGGAAGGTGCCTTGTTACTGTTCCTGTTCAGCCTCGGGCACGCTCTTGAACATTATGCGATGGAGAAAGCCCGAAAATCTATTGCGGCACTGGCAGATTTAGCACCGAAAACGGCCTTGCTAAAAAAAGATGGAAAGACCAAAGAAGTTGGTATTGAAAAGTTGAATAAAGGCGATATTATTGTAGTTAAGCCAAACAGTAAAATATCTGCCGATGGCGTTGTGGTCGATGGTAAAAGTAGTGTCAACCAAGCCCCCATCACAGGGGAAAGCGTACCGGTGGATAAAATTCCTGTGGAAGATACGAGTAAGGATTATTCGGCAGACGATGATATAAAGGACGAAAACCGCGTTTTTTCCGGGACTATCAATGGCAACAATACGCTTGAAATAAAGGTAATCAAAGAGGCAAAGGACTCTACACTGTCCCGATTGGTAAAATTGGTGAACGAGGCCCAGACCCAAAAATCGCCCACCCAGTTGCTTACCGATAAATTTGAAAGATATTTTGTGCCTTCCGTACTGGTATTGGTAGTGTTGTTGCTCTTTGCTTTTCTGGTCATCGATGAACCGTTTAGTGCCAGCTTTTATAGGGCTATGGCCGTATTGGTAGCTGCCAGTCCCTGTGCCCTTGCGATTTCGACCCCGAGTGCGGTATTGAGCGGTGTTGCACGAGCGGCCCGTGGCGGGGTACTTATCAAAGGGGGTCGTCCTTTGGAAGACTTGGGGGTTATTACCGCGCTCGCCTTTGACAAGACGGGTACCCTGACCGAAGGAAAGCCAAAACTTACGCAAGTAGTACCACTTGGGGATATTTCAGAAAATGAACTTCTCAAAATTGCAGTAGCTGTGGAAAGTTTGAGTGATCATCCCCTGGCAAAAGCTGTAGTTCGCGATGGAAAGGAGCGGATGGAAGGCGAGGAAATACCTGATGCAACCGATTTGGAAGCCGTGCTTGGCAAAGGTATAAAAGCGTCATTGGGCAATGACAAAATCTATGTCGGTAACCTCGACCTGTACGAAGGGCTTGATGAGAGCACCCCTTCCGAAGAGATAATAACGAAAGTCCGTGACCTCGAAGGTGGGGGAAATACTACGATGCTTATTCGGAAAAACCAAGAATATATAGGTGTTATTGCCCTAATGGATACCCCTCGCGAAGCTGCCAAGGAAACCCTCAAAAAATTAAAGGAAATCGGTATCAAACGAATGATTATGCTTACTGGTGACAACCAAAAGGTTGCCGATGCCGTGGCGAAAGAAATAGGATTGACCGATGCTTGGGGGAGCTTGTTACCAGAGGAAAAAGTGGATGCCATAAAAGAGCTAAAGGAAAAGGAATCCAAGGTGGCAATGGTAGGCGACGGGGTAAACGATGCACCCGCAATGGCGAACAGTACCGTGGGCATAGCAATGGGAGCGGCTGGAAGCGATGTGGCCTTGGAAACGGCGGATGTTGCCCTAATGGCCGACAAGTTGGAAACCCTGCCTTTTGCTATTGGCTTGAGTAGAAAAGCAAAAGCTATTATCAAGCAGAACCTTTGGGTAAGCCTTGGGGTTGTGGCACTGCTGATACCGGCCACCATTTTGAGCTGGGCAAACATAGGGATAGCCGTGGCATTTCACGAGGGGTCTACCTTGGTGGTCGTGGCCAATGCGCTACGCCTTTTGGCTTATAAAAAAGATTAGAAAAATTGGGACTTAGAAGAATCCAGCTTTTTTGAAAGAATATTAAATGACAAAAACGGAAAAAATATTAACAAATCACGGTATTCGACCTACTCAAATGCGGTCGAAGATATACAAATACCTCAAAAGGAAAACTTATGCAGTAAGTTTAAATGAAATGCAAAAAGTCTTTATCAATAAAAATATCAAAACGGCCAATAAGACCACTTTCTACAGGACGATAAAGCTCTTTGAGAAAAAAAGCATGGTGCACCAAATTGACGATGGAACTGCTTTTGCAAAATATGCGCTTTCTGATGAAAACACCAATGTTAAACACAGTACAGATTTACATATGCACTTTCATTGTACCGATTGTAAGAAAACAATCTGTTTACCAAATAAAATATCGGAAGAGAGTTTGCCAGACCATTATGAGGTGAACGATGTGAACCTGGTATTAAAAGGGATATGTAAAAATTGTAGTAAAAAATAATAGGTGGAAGTGCCTTAAGCCTGAATCCCAGCCCCCAATGGTCAAGCTTAAGGTTTTTTCCACCGTAACTAACTTAAAAAAATGTGAATATGGAAAAATTTGATGTAACTATAATAGGATCTGGCCCGGGCGGGTATGTAGGTGCAATCCGTTGTGCCCAATTAGGTTTAAAAGTGGCTATAGTTGAAAGGTATAGCACCCTGGGAGGAACCTGTCTTAATGTGGGCTGTATCCCGTCAAAAGCCTGGTTGGAAGCCTCTGAACATAATTACAAGCTCAAGCATCAATTCGAAAAATTTGGGATCAACGTAAAAGAGGCCAATGTCGATATCCTAAAAATGAACCAAAGGGTTCAGGACGTGGTACAGGAAATTATCAATGGTGTTGACTATTTGATGAAAAAGAACAAGGTTGCCGTTTATGAAGGCCACGGCACCATCAAGGATAAAAATACGATTGTAATTAAGGGCGAAGATAAAACGGAAACCATAGCAACCGATAAAATCATCATTGCCACAGGGTCCAAACCCGCTTCATTGCCCAATATTAAAATCGACAAAAAGCGCATCATCTCTTCTACCGAAGCCCTTGCCCTACGGGAAATCCCCAAGCATTTAATGGTCGTTGGCGGTGGCGTTATCGGTGTGGAGATAGGTTCCGTATTCGCCCGCCTGGGTTCAAAGGTTTCTATAGTAGAATATTTTGATAGCCTCATCGCCACTATGGATGGTGCATTGGGACATCAATTGCACCGTTCCCTAAGAAAACAGGGAATTGAATTCTATTTAAAACATAAGGTGACGAATGCAACAGCAACGGACAACAAAGTGGTGTTGAAAGCGGAAAACCTTTCCGATAAAGAAGAAATGAGTTTAGATGGCGATTACTGCCTTATGGCCATTGGGCGAAAACCGTACACCGCAAATTTAGGACTTGAAAACATAGAAGTGGAAATCAATGAAAAAGGACAGATAATCGTAGATGAGAATCTCGAAACCAATGTCAAAGGAATATATGCCATTGGGGATGTAATCAGGGGGGCGATGCTTGCCCATAAAGCAAGTGAAGAAGGCGTTTTTGTAGCCGAAACTATTGTTGGTCAAAAGCCATATATTAATTATTCGCTCATCCCAAATATCGTGTACACCCAGCCCGAGGTCGCCGGCGTAGGCTTGACGGAAGAAGAATTGAAAAAGGCCAATAAAAATATAAAAATAGGGTCTTTCCCCTATAAGGCAAACGCACGGGCAAAGATAAGTATGGATACCGATGGTTTTATAAAGGTAATCGCAGATAAGCAGACCGATGAGATACTGGGCGTGCATATGATAGGCCCTCGCATTGCAGACAGTTATACCGAAGCGGTGGTAGCAATGGAATTTAGGGCATCTGCTGAAGACATTGCAAGAATGTCACACGGGCATCCCACATTTTCAGAGACCTTTAAAGAGGCGTGTCTGGCCGCTACAGATGATAGGGCATTACATATTTAAAGTTGACCTAACAGTAAGTTCTTAAAAATTAAGACGCTACTGAGCTTTTTGAAATATTAAGGTTTAAATAATTAACTCAAAAAATAGATAAGATCAAATGGGGCAATCAGTTCGAAATCAATCCACTATTGGGTATATCAGGGAAACGGCAACAAAGTTCCTCGACAGGGAAACAGCTGGGGGGATTTTTTTAATAATTGCTACTATAGTTGCCCTTCTTTTAGCTAATTCACAGTGGGCAGGTGCCTATCATCATTTTCTTGGCGATGAATTGCTTTTTGAATTTTCCGAGCATCTTAGTTTTGGGCTAACAATTGAAGAATGGATCAATGATGGCCTAATGGCAATTTTCTTTTTGGTTGCCGGCCTTGAATTGAAGAGGGAGGTTATGGTGGGGGAATTATCTTCAATTAAAAAAGCCTCAGCCCCCTTGTTGGCAGCTTTAGGTGGTATGGCAGTTCCGGCCCTCATTTTTATTAGCCTAAATTTAGGCACTGAAAATATAAAGGGTTGGGGCATCCCTATGGCTACCGATATCGCATATTCACTAGGGATTATTGGCCTACTGGGGAAAAATGTCCCCAGGCAGTTAAAAACATTTTTAATAGCCCTCGCTATTGCTGACGATATAGGGGCCATATTGGTGATAGCATTGTTTTATAGCAACGAGTTGAGCTGGATATACCTTGGATCGGGCATGGGGGCATTTGGGTTATTATTATTAATGAATTGGACTGGGGTCAAAAATTTGATTTGGTATATTATTATTGGGATCATCTTATGGTATTGCTTCCTTAATTCGGGGATCCATCCAACTATTGCGGGGGTACTTTTTGCCATTACCATTCCAATAGTGCCCAAATTAGACAGTAAAATATTAAAAGAAAGGACTGCCACAAACGTTACTAATCTTGAGAAAACAGAGCTGGAAAAATTAAATCCCCTTCAGGATAAAAAACAACAAATAATTTTAAAAGCCATTAAAACAGATACTGAGAATTCAAGGCCTCCTTTGCTCAAACTGGAAAATTCCCTTGTTGATTTCAATGCTTTCTTTATCATTCCAATTTTTGCAGTCGCGAATGCGGGAGTAAAGCTCGATGTAAATTTAATTGAGGTTGTTTCCGGTTCTTTGGGGCTGGGGATCCTTTTGGGATTAGCAATTGGTAAAGTAACAGGGATTGGTATTTTTACATTGATTGGGCAAAAACTTGGAGTTTCCGAATTACATATTACACTAAACTGGAAACATATAATTGGAATTGGTATGATTGCGGGAATTGGCTTTACCATGTCCCTTTTTATTACCAATCTCGCATTTAATGATCAGGAATTGATTAAAATTTCGAAAATAAGTATTTTGATAGCTTCGTTACTTGCAGCTATTGGCGGTGCGGTAATTCTCTTATTAACTTCCAATAAAGGAAGGAAAAATATAGTTAAGTGATATGGGAGAAATGAACAAAAGTACCTTTATAGTAAGTCAAATGGACTGTCCTTCAGAAGAACAGATGATCCGGATGAAGTTGGAGGCTTATACACAAGTGAAATATTTGGATTTTGATATTCCCAACAGGAAATTGGAAGTATATCATGTGAATGGAATCGAAGATATACAAACATCAATAGCCGGTTTAAACCTTGGGGATTCCTTCCAAGGGACAGAAGAAGCCGAGCCTCCTGAAATAGAAGACCAATCCAAACAGAAAACAATCCTTTGGTGGGTCCTCGGGATAAATTTCGGCTTTTTCATTATCGAAATGACCACGGGGTGGATTTCTTCTTCTATGGGCCTTATTGCAGATTCGTTGGATATGCTGGCAGATTCGATAGTATATGCGCTAAGTTTATTTGCAGTAGGTGGTGCCATTTCCAGAAAAAAGAAGGTGGCAAAATTCAGCGGGTATTTTCAGATGGCCTTGGCAACACTTGGTTTTGCAGAGGTATTAAGAAGGTTTTTTACCAGTAGTGAAACACCAATTTTCCAATTGATGATCATTGTTTCCATTTTCGCCCTTCTGGGTAACCTTATTTCGCTTTGGTTGATAAATAAGGCCAAAAGTAAGGAGGCGCATATGCAGGCCAGTGCCATTTTTACGTCGAATGATATCATCGTCAACGGTGGGGTGATACTGGCCGGTGTTTTGGTCTATTTTCTGGATAGCAAATGGCCAGATTTGATCATTGGTGGAATCGTGTTCACTTTTGTAATGCGAGGCGCCATAAGGATATTGAAAATTTCGAAATAATTTAAATATGTGATCGACACAATATGTATTGCTAACAACATAATGATTATGAATAAAAGAAATGTAGCATTATTGATTTTACTGTTGTTGGCAATAGACCAAGCCATAAAGATTTATGTGAAGACCCATTTTTATTATGGCGAGGAGTACTACGTGTTTGGCTTGGATTGGTTTCGCTTGCATTTTTTGGAAAATTCCGGAATGGCCTGGGGCTTTAAATTTGGGGAGGGATATGTGGCCAAATTTATTTTAATACTATTTCGCTTAGCAGCCATTATTTGGGGGACCTTTTATATCAAAAAGATGATACGTGAAGGATATGCAAAAGTCTTTATAATCTGTGCCGCATTTATATACGCAGGTGCATTGGGCAATTTGATTGACGGTGCATTTTACGGACTGTTTTTTGAAAAAAGTGATCCCGCACTTCGCAACATTGCAGAAATATTCCCCTCAGGCGGTGGTTATGCGGGATTTTTAAATGGCAATGTGGTGGATATGTGGTACTTCCCTATTATTGATACAAGGCTTCCGGAATGGTTGCCATTATGGGGAGGCAATGAATTTACTTTTTTCGACCCTGTATTCAATACCGCAGATGTTTGGATTAGCACGGGAGTGATTTTACTCCTGATCTTTCAAAGCCAACAAAAAAAAGACCAGAAAATATCGGATAAGAAAAAGTTGAAATATACTGAAAGTAACAGGACAATTATAAAAATCGATTAGTTATGAACGTTTGGCTCTGGGTAGTAGTATTGGGATTGGCAGCTTGGGCCGCACATTGGGGTGCTGATCAACTCCTAACACCTTTGAAAATGCTGCGTAAGCAATGGGGGCTTACAGCTTCTGCAGGAGCAGCTTTCCTAGCTATTGTAACAGCGAGCCCGGAAGTGGCGATAAATATTACAAGTGCTGCCCGGGGAGTATCTGATATCGGATTAGGAAATTTGCTTGGTTCCAATATAATTTCCATCCCACTCATGGTAACCATCGCCTATTTCGCTTCCAGAAAACAATTTAAAAACAATAAGGAACATCAAAAACATTTAGATACCAACCTGCTGGCCCTGAACAAACGTTCTGTCTCGGTATTGTCCATCCCCTATCTGGCAATCATTGCTTTGGTAGCTATACTAACCCTTCCAAAAGCCTGGCGTGGGTTACAACCCATTGATGGGTGGATTATGCTGGCGGCCTATGCGGCTTTTTTAATGCGTGCCATTATAAAAGGCAGGAAAAAAGGGGAAAGTGTGGAGTGGGATAAGAAGAAAGTGTGGTTATCAGTAGCCGGAGCTATGGCAATAGCCGTGGGTGCTTTTTTTATTGTTAAGGCTACGGAAAATATTGTTTCGGTGTTGAACATTTCCGAAATTGTTGGAGGGCTGTTTATTACCGGAATAATGACGACTGCCCCAGAAATATTTAAAACATGGAGTGTGGTAAAAGGAGGTGAAGTGACCGCGGGCACCACGAGCGTAATTGCCGATAATGCTGTTACCATGACGATAGCATTTTTTCCTTTGGCATTGGTAACAACACCTATCGAAGATTTCCAGTTGTTTTGGGTCAACCTGGCTTTTGTAGGACTGATGCCGCTTTTATATTCGGTATTTGTTCATCAAAGCAAGGAGCTTCACGGGTTCAGCAGATGGCAGATATTCGTTTTCGATGCAGCGTATATTGTATATCTCTTAACTATGGTGTTTTTTGTTCTAAAACTATTTTAAAAAATGAAGGAGGACTTATTTAAGGATTACCAGGAGAGGCTAAATGTGCTGGATGAAAATATTAGAGCAGTAGCATTAAATTATGCAAGAGATTTCTATTTGAACAAAAATTGTTCAAAAGAAGAGGCTATTGAGCGTGGTATCGTAAAGGCAGAGATGGAAAAAAGGAATTTAGATAGAAATGGATAATATATTACTAATAGTATTATGGCAGAATTAAAAAAATCTCTGGGTACTCTTCGCCTTACTTTTTATGGTGTAGGTACCATTGTTGGTGCTGGAATATATACTGTAATTGGTGCAGCCGCTGGACAGGCGGGAACAGACCTTTGGTTGAGTTTTATTTTTGCCGCCATTGCGGCCAGTGTCTCGGCAATGTCGTATGCAGAGCTGTCCTCTACCTATCCTAATGCCGGTGCAGAATTCATTTTTGTACGGAAAGCTTTTCCAAAAATCGACATTCCATCTTTTCTAACAGGTTGGACGATTGCATTTCACAGTTCGGCCACCATCGCCGCGGTGCTACTTGCTTTTTCAGGGTATTTCAATACGTTTTTTAACATCCCTTCCTTACTGGTTAGCTATGCTGTGCTACTGATTCTTGCATTGATAAGCATTACGGGCATCAAAAAATCATCTACCGCCAATATCATTATGGTCAGTATTCAGCTATTGGGATTGTTTATTCTTATTGCGGTCGGACTTTTGGAAACAGGACCACCAAAATCAGAATTTTTTAAAGTGGAGTCCTTTTCCGGCACCCTGGCAGCGACTGCTACCTTATTTTTTGTTTATACCGGCTTTGAGCATATGGCAGCATTGGGTTCCGAGGTAAAAAATCCGGGCAAGACTATTCCGAGGGCATTTTTATTGACAATGGTGTTTACCACAATTATATACCTACTAATATCTTTTACGGTACTCAATATAAGTGACCCCGCAGAAATAGCAAAGGTAGATTCCCCATTGTCGCTGGCCGCTTCAAATTTAAATTCCTGGTTGCCCGTAGCCCTGGCAGTTGCGGCACTTTTTGCTACGGCTAATGCGGCTTTTAGTGGCATTATTTCCATTAGCAGGTTGCTTTTCGGTATGGCAAGCGTGGGCGAGCTTCCAAAATTTATGACCAAGACCAATGCGCAGAAAGTACCCTGGGTAACTACACTGGTGGTTATGGCTGCGGTAGCGGCATTTTTATTATTGGGAGATATTAAAATTGTCGCAGGAATGTCCTCTTTAGGGGCGTTACTCGTTTTTGTAGCTGTGAATATTGCACTCATCGTTTTGCGTTATAAAGCACCTGACAAAGAAAGACCTTTTAAAGTTCCCCTTTCCATAGGGAAAGTACCTATCCTACCCATTTTGGCCATAATTATTAGCCTGTCTCTGGTAGTTCAGTTTAACTGGCAGGTGTATGTTGCTTTTGTGGGAGCAATTATAGTGGGCATCGTACTGGATTATTTTTTGGACAAAAAGTCAAAGAATGAGATAGATCCCGAAAAAGAAAAAGAACTGTTCAACCATTAAAATGAAGCTATGGAATGGACCTTTGAAGAATTTAAAACCAGTTTGGATGGCCTCCATCCTGCAGTGAAGGAAAAAGCCCTGGAAATTGCTAAAAGTCTGGTTATAGAAAAGAATTATACTAAGGGAAATGCCATAAAAGAAGGAATTATGAAAGCTGAAGAATGGTTTTACGATTTAGGCGGTTAATAATTAATAAAAATAGATATGTTACAAATTATTGAGATTTCAGGAGATAATATTATTGCAACCAGAGCATCGGGAGATTTAACCGAGATGGATATTGAGAAGGTACATCCCCTTATTCATGCTATTTTGGACAAAGGATTAAACGTACGCTGGTATTTTGAAATGGAGAATTTTACCGGCTGGGATTTTCCAGGCCTGTGGGAAGATCTAAAAATGGATACTGCCCATGCAAAAGATTATGAGAAAATCGCGATGGTGGGCAACAAAAAATGGCAGGACTGGATTACAAAATTCATGAAACCTTTTACCAATGCTGAAGTAAAATATTTTGACTTAGAGGAAAAGGAAATTGCCAAAAAGTGGATTAAACAATAAACCTTTTATTTAAATAATTAATTGAAAAACTGAATGTATAATTAAAATTAAAAAACCATGAAAATAATAGTACCGATTGATTTTAGTCAAAGTTCCAAAATTGGAGTTGAGTATGCCGCAAAGGTGGCCGAATCTTTAAATTCAGAAATTATCTTTGTTCATGCCTATTCTGAAGGTTATCAATATGCCGGATATGGGGCTATAGTTTATCCGGTTCCCGACAATTTTAGTTCTTATCAGAAATTGTACAAAGAAAAAATGCTGGAATTTCTCGAAAATTTTCCACGTCTGGCGACAATAAAATATAAGAGTATGGTAGCCCCAGGAAGACCTTCAGATATAATTTATCAACTAGCAACAGAAGAAAAAGCCAGTTTGATAATTATGGGGACAGAAGGTGCAGGTGAGGTAGAAGGTTACCTCGCAGGAACTACCAGTGAAAAAGTGAGCAAGGATGTACCCTGCCCTGTGCTGGTAGTACCGGAAGATTTAGAAACTTTTGATTTAAAAAGAGTTTGTCTGGCGCTGGATTCAGATAATCTGAAACCTGATAGGGAACTAAAGGTTCTGGCTAATCTATTAAAGGCATTTAACGCACGCCTTTTTATATTTCATTTTTCCAAAATTAAAGATGAAGTTATTAATGAACAGGAGATTAAAAACTATTATGAGGAGTTTTTTAATCTGCAGAATATTTCTGTTCATCTTTTTTCCGAAGGGAAAACCGAAGATAAAATAACCGGTTTTTTGAAAGATAATATCATAGATATTTTGGCGCTACTTTACAGGAAACATGACTTTATAGAAAAACTAACTGAACTGGGGCTGAGAAGGAAAATGATTTTCAAATCAGAAATTCCTGTACTTATTTTAAAATAATGGTAGTGCCCGCTTTTAATGAATTATATCAGATTTTATAAGTCCTATGAAGTTATTTTCTGGAAATTAAACAAATTTCCAAAAGGGCATGTTTTTAGAAAAACTAGGCAGCTGTTGTTACATTATAACTCTGCCATTCGGCTTTAAGTCATAAGTGCTTTTTTCACACCGTATTTGCCAATGTTGGCGTAGCTTTATAGGCCGTCCTAAAAGCAATCCGTTTACAG contains these protein-coding regions:
- a CDS encoding heavy metal translocating P-type ATPase, producing MKKLQLKIPVLLPQVPNEKDTCVQRLIEELEAKEGLEKVHIKDDQEDTVPQLCFHYDPDIISIDRIQSLAERTGAEITEKYGHLLIEVEGIRHTRHARTIEKSLLNIKGVLEASANAGGMIRLEYDKRETSFDEISAKLEKENIKVNKSSSAENKGFEPAEKNPQNLNKKKAKGKEEQKHKDNEVQNHMEGESHGAGEEHSHAHGGVFGKNTELIFAIICGALLGIGFGLSYVDSIPDWVSLSLYIGAYFFGGYFTAKEAIQTVAKGGFEIDFLMLVAAIGAAALGAWAEGALLLFLFSLGHALEHYAMEKARKSIAALADLAPKTALLKKDGKTKEVGIEKLNKGDIIVVKPNSKISADGVVVDGKSSVNQAPITGESVPVDKIPVEDTSKDYSADDDIKDENRVFSGTINGNNTLEIKVIKEAKDSTLSRLVKLVNEAQTQKSPTQLLTDKFERYFVPSVLVLVVLLLFAFLVIDEPFSASFYRAMAVLVAASPCALAISTPSAVLSGVARAARGGVLIKGGRPLEDLGVITALAFDKTGTLTEGKPKLTQVVPLGDISENELLKIAVAVESLSDHPLAKAVVRDGKERMEGEEIPDATDLEAVLGKGIKASLGNDKIYVGNLDLYEGLDESTPSEEIITKVRDLEGGGNTTMLIRKNQEYIGVIALMDTPREAAKETLKKLKEIGIKRMIMLTGDNQKVADAVAKEIGLTDAWGSLLPEEKVDAIKELKEKESKVAMVGDGVNDAPAMANSTVGIAMGAAGSDVALETADVALMADKLETLPFAIGLSRKAKAIIKQNLWVSLGVVALLIPATILSWANIGIAVAFHEGSTLVVVANALRLLAYKKD
- the lpdA gene encoding dihydrolipoyl dehydrogenase, with amino-acid sequence MEKFDVTIIGSGPGGYVGAIRCAQLGLKVAIVERYSTLGGTCLNVGCIPSKAWLEASEHNYKLKHQFEKFGINVKEANVDILKMNQRVQDVVQEIINGVDYLMKKNKVAVYEGHGTIKDKNTIVIKGEDKTETIATDKIIIATGSKPASLPNIKIDKKRIISSTEALALREIPKHLMVVGGGVIGVEIGSVFARLGSKVSIVEYFDSLIATMDGALGHQLHRSLRKQGIEFYLKHKVTNATATDNKVVLKAENLSDKEEMSLDGDYCLMAIGRKPYTANLGLENIEVEINEKGQIIVDENLETNVKGIYAIGDVIRGAMLAHKASEEGVFVAETIVGQKPYINYSLIPNIVYTQPEVAGVGLTEEELKKANKNIKIGSFPYKANARAKISMDTDGFIKVIADKQTDEILGVHMIGPRIADSYTEAVVAMEFRASAEDIARMSHGHPTFSETFKEACLAATDDRALHI
- a CDS encoding Fur family transcriptional regulator, which codes for MTKTEKILTNHGIRPTQMRSKIYKYLKRKTYAVSLNEMQKVFINKNIKTANKTTFYRTIKLFEKKSMVHQIDDGTAFAKYALSDENTNVKHSTDLHMHFHCTDCKKTICLPNKISEESLPDHYEVNDVNLVLKGICKNCSKK
- a CDS encoding cation transporter, whose translation is MGEMNKSTFIVSQMDCPSEEQMIRMKLEAYTQVKYLDFDIPNRKLEVYHVNGIEDIQTSIAGLNLGDSFQGTEEAEPPEIEDQSKQKTILWWVLGINFGFFIIEMTTGWISSSMGLIADSLDMLADSIVYALSLFAVGGAISRKKKVAKFSGYFQMALATLGFAEVLRRFFTSSETPIFQLMIIVSIFALLGNLISLWLINKAKSKEAHMQASAIFTSNDIIVNGGVILAGVLVYFLDSKWPDLIIGGIVFTFVMRGAIRILKISK
- a CDS encoding MgtC/SapB family protein codes for the protein MDFQTEITLIPRLFVALLLGVLIGLDREIDGNAAGIRTYAAVCLGAALITIINTHIEVTDQTRIVANIVSGIGFLGAGIIFRDSAKNLISGLTTAATIWATAAVGISIGFGMYLIGSVTSAFLILLLVSHHFPFLKKHKTNNT
- the nhaA gene encoding Na+/H+ antiporter NhaA encodes the protein MGQSVRNQSTIGYIRETATKFLDRETAGGIFLIIATIVALLLANSQWAGAYHHFLGDELLFEFSEHLSFGLTIEEWINDGLMAIFFLVAGLELKREVMVGELSSIKKASAPLLAALGGMAVPALIFISLNLGTENIKGWGIPMATDIAYSLGIIGLLGKNVPRQLKTFLIALAIADDIGAILVIALFYSNELSWIYLGSGMGAFGLLLLMNWTGVKNLIWYIIIGIILWYCFLNSGIHPTIAGVLFAITIPIVPKLDSKILKERTATNVTNLEKTELEKLNPLQDKKQQIILKAIKTDTENSRPPLLKLENSLVDFNAFFIIPIFAVANAGVKLDVNLIEVVSGSLGLGILLGLAIGKVTGIGIFTLIGQKLGVSELHITLNWKHIIGIGMIAGIGFTMSLFITNLAFNDQELIKISKISILIASLLAAIGGAVILLLTSNKGRKNIVK
- a CDS encoding lipoprotein signal peptidase, producing the protein MNKRNVALLILLLLAIDQAIKIYVKTHFYYGEEYYVFGLDWFRLHFLENSGMAWGFKFGEGYVAKFILILFRLAAIIWGTFYIKKMIREGYAKVFIICAAFIYAGALGNLIDGAFYGLFFEKSDPALRNIAEIFPSGGGYAGFLNGNVVDMWYFPIIDTRLPEWLPLWGGNEFTFFDPVFNTADVWISTGVILLLIFQSQQKKDQKISDKKKLKYTESNRTIIKID
- a CDS encoding sodium:calcium antiporter encodes the protein MNVWLWVVVLGLAAWAAHWGADQLLTPLKMLRKQWGLTASAGAAFLAIVTASPEVAINITSAARGVSDIGLGNLLGSNIISIPLMVTIAYFASRKQFKNNKEHQKHLDTNLLALNKRSVSVLSIPYLAIIALVAILTLPKAWRGLQPIDGWIMLAAYAAFLMRAIIKGRKKGESVEWDKKKVWLSVAGAMAIAVGAFFIVKATENIVSVLNISEIVGGLFITGIMTTAPEIFKTWSVVKGGEVTAGTTSVIADNAVTMTIAFFPLALVTTPIEDFQLFWVNLAFVGLMPLLYSVFVHQSKELHGFSRWQIFVFDAAYIVYLLTMVFFVLKLF